A single window of Rana temporaria chromosome 1, aRanTem1.1, whole genome shotgun sequence DNA harbors:
- the LOC120924884 gene encoding olfactory receptor 4Q2-like isoform X1 encodes MDLQNQSFVTEFTLSGFSHSHEARVIFFVVFLALYLMTLSGNLLIMTAVHVDPHLRSPMYFFLSNLSFLDMCYSTVTIPKMLVNVFSYQKTISFNQCILQLFFLHLFGGTECFLLTVMAYDRYVAICNPLRYHIVMNSKFCCWLVACTWLAGFLHSFTQAFITYQLPFCGPNKINHFFCDVHPLAVLACSDTFFIDIFIIANSGMISLTCFVVLLFSYLGIITTILKIRSSEGRRKAFSTCAAHLLVVTIFFGPCIFIYLRPPVNYAADKLVSVLYTVLTPLINPIIYTLRNQEVKNAISKPFRNKQQTDICHKPLK; translated from the coding sequence ATGGATCTTCAAAATCAAAGTTTTGTAACAGAGTTCACCCTTAGTGGTTTCTCCCATTCACATGAAGCTCGGGTTATTTTCTTTGTCGTGTTTCTCGCCTTGTATTTGATGACCTTATCAGGGAATCTTCTCATCATGACAGCAGTCCATGTTGATCCACATCTGCGTTCACCTATGTATTTTTTTCTCAGCAACTTGTCTTTCTTGGACATGTGCTACTCAACAGTCACCATCCCAAAGATGCTGGTTAATGTCTTCTCATATCAAAAGACTATCTCCTTTAACCAGTGCATATTGCAGCTTTTCTTCCTTCATTTATTTGGTGGCACAGAGTGCTTTCTTCTGACTGTCATGGCATATGATCGCTATGTGGCTATCTGTAATCCACTAAGGTATCACATTGTCATGAATTCCAAATTTTGTTGTTGGCTGGTGGCATGTACTTGGCTAGCAGGTTTCTTGCATTCCTTTACCCAGGCTTTTATCACGTACCAGCTGCCATTTTGTGGTCCAAACAAGATAAATCACTTCTTCTGTGATGTCCACCCACTAGCTGTACTTGCCTGTTCTGACACCTTCTTTAttgatatatttattatagcaaacagtgggATGATTTCACTCACTTGCTTTGTGGTGCTATTGTTCTCCTACCTTGGAATCATAACCACAATCTTAAAGATCCGTTCTTCAGAAGGGAGACGTAAAGCATTTTCTACATGTGCAGCCCATCTCCTGGTTGTTACAATCTTTTTTGGACCATGCATATTTATCTATTTGAGGCCGCCAGTGAACTATGCAGCAGACAAGCTGGTGTCTGTGCTGTATACAGTACTGACACCTCTAATAAATCCTATTATTTACACACTACGAAACCAGGAGGTCAAAAATGCTATCAGCAAACCTTTCAGAAACAAACAGCAAACAGATATTTGTCACAAACCACTGAAATAA
- the LOC120924884 gene encoding olfactory receptor 4Q2-like isoform X2, whose amino-acid sequence MDLQNQSFVTEFTLSGFSHSHEARVIFFVVFLALYLMTLSGNLLIMTAVHVDPHLRSPMYFFLSNLSFLDMCYSTVTIPKMLVNVFSYQKTISFNQCILQLFFLHLFGGTECFLLTVMAYDRYVAICNPLRYHIVMNSKFCCWLVACTWLAGFLHSFTQAFITYQLPFCGPNKINHFFCDVHPLAVLACSDTFFIDIFIIANSGMISLTCFVVLLFSYLGIITTILKIRSSEGRRKAFSTCAAHLLVVTIFFGPCIFIYLRPPVNYAADKLVSVLYTVLTPLINPIIYTLRNQEVKNAITNVQFQSYLSTS is encoded by the exons ATGGATCTTCAAAATCAAAGTTTTGTAACAGAGTTCACCCTTAGTGGTTTCTCCCATTCACATGAAGCTCGGGTTATTTTCTTTGTCGTGTTTCTCGCCTTGTATTTGATGACCTTATCAGGGAATCTTCTCATCATGACAGCAGTCCATGTTGATCCACATCTGCGTTCACCTATGTATTTTTTTCTCAGCAACTTGTCTTTCTTGGACATGTGCTACTCAACAGTCACCATCCCAAAGATGCTGGTTAATGTCTTCTCATATCAAAAGACTATCTCCTTTAACCAGTGCATATTGCAGCTTTTCTTCCTTCATTTATTTGGTGGCACAGAGTGCTTTCTTCTGACTGTCATGGCATATGATCGCTATGTGGCTATCTGTAATCCACTAAGGTATCACATTGTCATGAATTCCAAATTTTGTTGTTGGCTGGTGGCATGTACTTGGCTAGCAGGTTTCTTGCATTCCTTTACCCAGGCTTTTATCACGTACCAGCTGCCATTTTGTGGTCCAAACAAGATAAATCACTTCTTCTGTGATGTCCACCCACTAGCTGTACTTGCCTGTTCTGACACCTTCTTTAttgatatatttattatagcaaacagtgggATGATTTCACTCACTTGCTTTGTGGTGCTATTGTTCTCCTACCTTGGAATCATAACCACAATCTTAAAGATCCGTTCTTCAGAAGGGAGACGTAAAGCATTTTCTACATGTGCAGCCCATCTCCTGGTTGTTACAATCTTTTTTGGACCATGCATATTTATCTATTTGAGGCCGCCAGTGAACTATGCAGCAGACAAGCTGGTGTCTGTGCTGTATACAGTACTGACACCTCTAATAAATCCTATTATTTACACACTACGAAACCAGGAGGTCAAAAATGCTATCA CTAATGTCCAATTCCAGTCTTATCTATCCACTTCCTAG